From a single Miscanthus floridulus cultivar M001 chromosome 8, ASM1932011v1, whole genome shotgun sequence genomic region:
- the LOC136478280 gene encoding uncharacterized protein, giving the protein MAANIHLPSSLSLRLSRARTMAALCSAFPAISAAASIGSPARRVASFLRLRLRAAARSYSLAAAPRAAAGAPSWRARRRFAASAASTTEAEECSGVDTLIPPDNRIPATIITGFLGSGKTTLLNHILTAHHGKRIAVIENEFGEVDIDGSLVAAQTAGAEDIMMLNNGCLCCTVRGDLVRMIGELVNKKKGKFDHIVIETTGLANPAPIIQTFYAEDVVFNDVKLDGVVTLVDAKHARLHLDEVKPKGIVNEAVQQIAYADRIIVNKIDLVNEPEVSSLVERIRGINRMANLKRAEYGKVDLDYVLGIGGFDLERIESAVAEKSHEDHAEHDHEHHHHEHEHEHDHDHDHHHHHDHDQRHDHQAHDHTHDPGVSSVSIVCEGEMDLEKADFWLGNLLLEHSEDIYRMKGLLSVSGMPQRFVFQGVHDIFQGSPERMWEPNEPRINKIVFIGRNLNKEELEKGFKDCLLKK; this is encoded by the exons ATGGCCGCAAATATCCACTTGCCCTCCTCtctcagtctcaggctctcacGCGCACGCACCATGGCGGCGCTCTGCTCCGCCTTCCCGGCCATCTCCGCGGCGGCGTCCATCGGGTCTCCCGCGCGCAGGGTCGCGTCCTTCCTCCGCCTGCGCCTGCGCGCCGCCGCGCGCTCCTACTCCCTCGCGGCGGCaccgcgggcggcggcgggggcgccgTCGTGGCGAGCGCGCCGGCGGTTCGCGGCGTCCGCGGCTTCCACCACGGAGGCGGAGGAGTGCTCTGGGGTGGATACGCTCATCCCGCCCGACAATCGTATCCCCGCCACCATCATCACCGGCTTCCTCGGTTCCGGCAAG aCAACTTTACTGAATCACATCTTGACTGCTCACCATGGAAAGCGAATTGCTGTTATTGAAAATGAG TTTGGAGAAGTAGACATTGATGGTTCATTAGTCGCTGCACAAACTGCTGGAGCTGAGGACATAATGATGCTAAATAACGGCTGCCTTTGCTGCACGGTGCGTGGTGATTTAGTCCGTATGATTGGTGAATTGGTGAACAAGAAGAAGGGGAAGTTTGATCATATTGTTATTGAAACAACAG GTCTAGCAAATCCAGCACCCATTATACAGACATTCTATGCCGAGGATGTAGTTTTTAATGATGTCAAGCTGGATGGTGTTGTTACTTTAGTTGATGCAAAGCATGCTAGACTTCATTTGGATGAAGTAAAGCCCAAGGGTATAGTCAATGAAGCAGTTCAGCAAATTGCCTATGCTGACAGAATTATAGTTAACAAG ATTGATCTGGTCAATGAACCTGAAGTTTCGTCCTTGGTTGAGCGTATAAGG GGTATCAATCGCATGGCTAATTTGAAGCGAGCTGAGTATGGTAAAGTTGATTTGGATTATGTTCTTGGAATTGGAGGATTTGATCTGGAGAG GATTGAGAGTGCTGTTGCTGAGAAGTCACATGAAGACCACGCAGAACATGACCATGAACACCATcatcatgagcatgagcatgaacacgaccatgaccatgaccatcatcaccatcatgatcatgaTCAAAGACATG ATCATCAAGCACATGATCACACTCATGATCCTGGTGTTTCTTCTGTGAGCATTGTTTGCGAAGGGGAGATGGATCTTGAAAAG GCTGACTTTTGGTTGGGGAACCTACTGCTGGAACACAGTGAGGATATATACAGGATGAAAGGACTACTTTCTGTCAGTGGAATGCCACAGCGATTTGTCTTTCAg GGAGTGCATGACATTTTCCAGGGATCTCCTGAGAGGATGTGGGAGCCGAACGAGCCT